CAAAGCGGCACGTGGGACGGCGAGAAATGGACTTTCCAGGGCGTTACCGAATATCAGATGGACTCCCAGGGCAAGATCCTCGGCGAGCCCCGCAAATTCCCCGCGAAGACTTATCCGGACCTGAAAGTAACGCCGCGGGACCTGACGAGCTCTTCGAGCGAAAGCACGTTCCTCTCCTACCGCGAGCTCAAGCACAGCGTGCAGAAGCTCAAAGAAAACGGGATCAACGTGGATTCCGAAAAAGTGGAGCTGCACTACCGGCTGGCCGCCCCCTGGCAGGGGCTGGTCATGATGCTTGTGGCCGTGCCGATCCTGGCGCCCACGCGCAACCGCAAGGCCATCGCGGGAAGCATCCTACTCTGCATCGGCCTCGTCTTCATCTACCACGTGATGGGCGCCATCAGTCTCGCGCTCGGCAAAGCAGGCAAGATTTTTCCCTTCCTCAGCGCCTGGGCCGGCAATATCGTCTTTGCCATCGGCGCGCTCTTCATGCTGGACCGCGCCAACCACTAGACAATTTCCCCCCCCAAATTATTCGGTTTGAGCCTTGGTGTCCTGAGGCGCGCTCGGGATTTCTTTCCCGTCCGCGGTATGGATGTGCTGCGGCACGACCGGCGTGAGCTTGATCGTCTTGCCTTTCACGTCCGGCGGCACGGGCAAGCGGCCGAGGCCCTGGGACAGGCCTTGGAACTGGCGCTCGATCTGTTTCTGGCGGGCAGCTTGTTCGGGGGTAACCTTCGTGTGGGAAATTTCGTCCGAGGATGCGGGAGCTTCCTGCGTTTCCGCGGCATGCGCCGCGCCGGCAGCGGCGCAGCAGAGCAGCACGAGGACGAGCAGCCTTTTTTTCATGGCTAGATCTTCGTGCCGTCTTCGATGACGGCGCCTTTGGGGATGATCACCAGGCCTTCGCGGATGAAATAATTTTTCCCATCCTCTTCCTGGACCCCTTTGTGGTTGGTGATGGTCACGTTGTTCCCGATGCGGACGTTTTTGTCCAGGATGCAGTTCTCGATCCGGCAGTTCCTGCCGATGCCCAGCGGGTGCTTGGCCGCGCTTTTGGCCGGCTCGTAAAAGTCATTGCCCATGATCACGCTCTTGCGAATCACGCTGCCCTCGCGGATGAAAGCGCGGACACCGATGACCGATTCTTCCACGTGCGCCCCGTCGATCATGCAGCCTTCGCTGAGCAGGACGTTGTCGAGCTGCGAGTTGAAGATGCTGTTGGGCGGAAGAAAGCGCGCGCGTGTGAAAATGCGGCCTTCCTGCGACATGAAATCAAACGGCGGGTTTTTCTTCGTCAGCTCCAGGTTCGCGTCGAAAAAAGCGCGGATCGTTCCGATGTCGCGCCAGTAATCATCGAACACGTAGCCGTAGACCTGCGACTGCTTGATGGCCTTCGGGATGATCTCTTTGCCGAAATCCGTTTCATTTCCCGAGAGCAGTTCCGACAGCACCTTGGGCTTGAAGACATAGACGCCCATGGATGCGAGATATAAATCTTTTTTTGCCGTGAGGTTGAACGCCTCGCGGATATTCTGCGGGATAATGTACGGCGTGATGTTCTCCGTGGGCGCCGGCTTTTCGCGGAAGGCCGTGATGTGGCCATTCGAGCGGATCTGCATGATGCCAAAGCCGCTCACTTCCCTCTTGCCCACCGGCACCGTGGCCACCGTGACGTCGGCATTACGTTCGGCATGAAAATCCAGGATCGCCGTATAGTTCATGCGGTAGAGATGGTCGCCGGACAAAATCAGCACCGCGTCGCTGTTGTCGATATGGTAATGCGGCAGGTGCTTGCGCACCGCGTCGGCCGTGCCCTGAAACCAGTCGAGACTCGACGGCGTCTGCTCCGCGGCCAGCAGCTCGATGCTCGTCTGCGTGAAAGGCTCGTACGGATACGTGCGGTGGATGTGGCGGTGCAGCGAAACCGAATTAAACTGGGTGAGGACGAAGATTCGCTTCAGGCCCGAGTTGAGCGAATTGGAAATGGGAATGTCGACGAGACGGTATTTGCCGCCGATCGGAACGGCTGGCTTGGACCGGTAACCGGTCAGAGGAAAAAGGCGCCGGCCTTGGCCGCCTCCCAGAATCAGCGTCGTAACTTGTCGGGCCATCTCAAACTCCACGATTGAAAAACAAGGCCCTATTGTATCTTTTCCGGGAAAAATTAGGAAATGGAATTTCGAAAGGAAATCAGCGGGAAGGTTTCGGGCGCGTTTCGCTGCGCTGAAAGTGGGTCCACAAAACCTGGCGGAAGGTGTCGTTCTCTTCCATGAGCAGGTCCAGCTTGCGGCGCATCTTGGCCAGGAACGCGGCCTTCGCGGGATAGCGCTCTTTGTTGACGAAAAGGTCGAGGCGTTTGAGGTAGTCGTCGATCAGGCGGCTATTCTGGCGGATCTGATTTTTGATGATGTCGGTCTCGTGGTCGGTGAGCACCGCCAGAGTCTCGTCCAGCAAAGGTTCGGTCTTTTGAGGGAGGTCCGTACCCAGATGAAAAATCATAACGCGCACCTTGCGATTACATCTTCGAGATGATTCAAGAAATCCGTTTTAAAATAAACCCGGTCGCAGCCGGCCCGTTCCGCCATGCCTTTCAAGTCGGCCTTGTTATTGGAAACGTAACCCATAACAGGCAAACGCTTTAAACTTTCGTCCTGCCGCAGGGTCTGCAGCAGCTGGAACGCTTCCCGCTCGCATTCGTCCCAGTCGATCAGGACCAGCACCGGCTTCACGGCCTTCATGCCCGCCAGAAGCACCGCGGCTTTGTCCGTGTTCCTCACGCCGAGGTGGCAGCGCTTGGCGGCCTTGGCGATCTTCGTCGCAACCGCGACGCTCGACAAGAGGCCCATCACCGTTGCTCCGGAGGGAACCAGGCCCGAACCGTACAAGAGTTCGTCGGCCCGGTCCGCGCTGAAACGAAACTTTTGGCCGGACAGTTTCAAAGACCGCGCTCCCGTCCTTTCTCTTGCGAAACTCTTCTCAAAAATTCCGTAAAAAGATTAACCTGATTTTTCCGGAGAATCAAGTTTTGCTTTTTTCCAGTTTTTCGATCACCTGGATTTTCGCCTGCGCGTCCTGCGCGAGCGGCAGAGGAAAACGGATCTGCTCGAGCTGCTCGCGCGCCTCTTTCCAGTTTTTGGAGGCGATCAGCGACAAGGCCTTATCGTAAGCCGCGGCCTGTTCCTGCACGCGTTCCGGAAGAAAACTTTCGGCGAGCTGCTTCTTGGCATCGATGTCCGCGCGCAGCGCGCGCATGTCCGCGACCGCAGGGCGGGAAGGCGTGCGGATGTCCACAAGCGTGGCAAGAATGTCCTGATCCACTCCCGCGGTGTTGGTATAGTCCGGGGCCGCGCTTTCCTGTGCGGCAAGCTTGTCGAGCTCATCCATGTCCTTTTCGGCTTTTCCGGCGATGTCGATGGCTTCGGCCCAGGCGCGCGCATTCAATTTTTCACGGAACTGAGCATAGCCGGCGGTAATCGCCTCTTCGCGCGTGCGGAAATTCTGTTCCACGATCATTTCGTTCAGGGCGCCGATCTTGGAAAGCGTGTCGTTGATCAGCGGCCGCAGCATGGTGAGCGCCACGCCGCGGTGCTTGCGCACGTCCTGGCTGTAGAGCGGAAACGCGAGCGACGCGACCCACAAATCGCGCGCCTTCATCAGGTCACCGGCCAGGAATGCGTCCATGGCCGGAAGGTACGTCGCCTTGAAAAGCTCTTCGAGCTTTTTGTGATAACTGTGCGGGAACTGAATCTTATAAAAGCGTTCCTGCTCCCCCACCATCTGCTCGAAATTTTCAAGAGTCCAGGCCTGGGACGGAAGCTTCTCCACGAAGCCGGTCCGGAAAGGCGCGTTGGCGTCCAGGATCTGCTTTTCCTCCGGTGAGAGCTCGCGCTGCGGGTCCACGCTGGCGCGCGCGGCAAGGACTTGTTCGTCCTGCGGCGTGACCGTTCCGGCCGGGACAGCGGGCGCCGCGGGCGCGCCAGCCGCATTCGCGGGAGCTTTCGCAGGCTCGGCGATTTGTCCGCTTTCCACGACCAGTGTTTCGCCGGCGGATTTGGACGGGCGCTTCAGAGATTGGAGAACGCCGCCCAGGCGCGGCAGGAGAAAAACCACCACGGCGATTATAATCGCAATGACGGCAACAGGCTTCAGCCAGGCCAGGGAAAGCGGCGGCCGGGAAGACTCCGGAGAAGCGGGTGCCTGAGTTTCGAGCGCCGCGTCTTCTTTTTTCTTCACCGACGTGCTCCAGAAACATCCCGGGCATTCGATGATCTCGCGCTCTTCGGCCTGAAAGTTTTTGCCGCAGTGCGTGCAGTAGTAATCAATCATTTTGGCCATTACGAAAACCTCGTTGTTTGGGATGAGAACTAGGCTGACCTGGAAAAGGCCTGATGAGAAGCGGCCAGCAAGGCCAGAGTATCCTGAACCGGACTTTTCGCGGCCGCTGCCTCAGCGGAAGCGGATCCGGAATCTTCCCAAAAATCGACGATCGGTCCGGTTTTTTGTTTCAGGAAATCAGCCGAGGGGAGTAACGGAGAGATTGACCCCGGGAAAGCGAAAGCCGCGGAGGCTCCCGCCGCAAGCGCCAGGAGTGCAGTCAAAACCGCGAAATGGAACGGCCTGTGGTTCCTTTTCATGGGCGACATGATTATCGTCCCGCCCTGCCGTTCTCTGCAACCTTTTTTTCAAAGGGCCCGGCCCGGCAATCTATTGCTGGTCGAAGACCTCTTCCCCTGCGCCCGCCTGGTCGTTTTTTTGAGGGATCATGATCTTGGTCCCCGTAAAATGGGTCTCCTCCGCCGCGTCCTTGCCTGTCAGGATCGCACCGTCCTTGTAATAGTTCCGGGAAATAACGCGCCCGCTCTCATGATAAATGATGCTGGCCCCGTCCAGGATACCCTTTTTATAAGTCAGCTCGGCCTGGAGCTTCCCGTTCGGAAAATATTTCTTGGTGACACCGTCTTCCCTGCCGCCGTGGAAACTCCATTCCGCGTACAGCTCGCCGGTCGGATAAAACGTTTTCGTGATGCCGTCCGGCGGGTTCGGCGGCGGCAGCATGGGATCGCGCTTGGGCGCTGAGGAGATCTTCATGTCCTGCTGGATCTGGTCTTTGCCGCCTTTCAGGAAGGGAGAGTTCGGATCAAAGAGAAAGGCGACCAGGCCGAGAAAGGCCATGAGCCCCAGGAACTGCAGAAAAAGCTTGAGGCCGCCGGGCTTCTCGTTTTTGCTGCCTTTTTCGTAGACGACTTCGTCGCGCGTGTCTTCTTCGTTGAAGAAATCGCCGCGGCGCTTGACCTTGCCGGTCTCTTCGTAGATCACGGCTTCGCCCTGCTGCCTGCCGTCCTTAAAGCGGCCTTCTTTTTTGATGATGCCGCTGCTGTAGTAGACCTTGGCCGGCCCGTGCATGCGTCCATTGGCATAAGGAAGTTCCGACTGGACCGTGCCGTTACGGTAATACGACTTCATCGGGCCGTGCAACTTTCCCTTGCGGTAGATTTCTTCGATCCAAAGCTCGCCCGTGTCGTAGAACTGCTGGCAGATGCCTTCGATGTTCCCGGACTGATATTCCATCTTGCGCTTGACCGCGCCTGTCTCGTAGTATTCGACGGTCGGGCCTTCCTGGATGTTGTCGACGAAGGACATGGTCCGGCGTTTGGCGCCGGAGAGGAAGTATTCTTTTTTGATCGTTTTGACACCCGCACTCATAACGCACCTTTGCAGGTTGGGCCGCTAAAGTCCGGGGGAGAAGCGGCTGATAATCGTGATACGTTTTAAGTGTACCCGGTAAATAATGGATTTCCCAATCGCGGACCGTTAAGAAAACGTCCGGAAACGGTGAAAATTAACCATGTTTTTATTCCTTAAGCTCTACCTCGCCCATCTCATCGGGGATTTCATCCTCCAGTTCGAAGAGCTTTACCGCCTGAAAGTGCGCAGCGTGTGGGGGCATTTGCTGCACGTCCTGATCCACGTCCTGGTCTCGCTCATCATCATTTACCCGTACTGGCACCAGCCTTCGATCTGGTTTTTCATCCTCGGGCTGGGCACCGTGCATTTCATCCAGGACGTGATCAAATACACGACGCAAAAGAAAATTCCGGCCTACACGTTTCCGCTTTTTGTGATCGACCAGATCTTCCACGGGCTCGTGGTCTCGAGCGTGATGCTGCTCCCGGTAAGCCGCCTCGTGCTGGGCTTCGACGGCGCGCCCTGGGACGCCTATTACCGGGAAAGCACGTGGACGCTTTATCTGATCGCCTTTGTGCTGGTGACCTTCGGCGGGAGCTACCTTCTTTATAACTTCAGGAAGAATTACATCCCGGGTACGCGCCCCGACCATCTGATCACGCCGTTTGAAATGAGCCACGCTCTCATCGAAAGGCCGCTGATCGCGGGCATTTTCCTTTTTGGGGATTCGCCCCTCATCTGGCTGTTCGCGCTGCTGGCCGGAATCCCCCGCCTCTTTTTTCCGAAACTGCGCGACCCGCTGGACTTTTCCATGAGCTTTTTGTACAGCGCCCTCATCGGGCTGATTTTTAAAACCTGGATCCCCCACTGATGCCCAAGAAAAAAACGCGCCGCGCCGCCCGGCCGGTGCGGGCGAAGAAAAAGTCTCCACCCGCCCGGAACAAGGAAGCCGCAAACCTGCGCAAGGTCCTGGCCGTCAACGCCAAGATCAATTCCACGCTGAACCTCGACGAACTCCTCGGCATCATCATGAAGACCGCCGCGGAAGTCATGCGCACGGAGGCGTCTTCGCTCATGCTTGTCGATGAAGCCACGCAGGAACTCGTCTTCCGTGTCGCGCTGGGAGAAAAGGGCAAAGACCTGGTGGAAAAATTCCGGCTGAAGATGGGCGAAGGCATTGGCGGCTACGTCGCCAAAACGGGCGAACCGGTCGTCGTGAACGATCCGGCCGGCGACCCGCGCTTTGCCAAGCGCTTCGACAAGGCCACGGGATTCTCGACCAAGGCCATCCTTTGCGTGCCCATGAAAAACCGCGACAAAATCATCGGCGTGCTCCAGGCCATCAACCCGATCGGCCGCCCGCGTTTCGAAAAAGACGAGCTGGGACTTTTTGAAGTGTTCGCGGATCAGGCGTCGCTGTCTGTCGAAAATGCGCGCATGCATTCGGAGCTCGTGCGCCAGGAGCGCGCCAAGCAGGAGCTTGCGATCGCGCACCAGATCCAGCAGAATTTCCTTCCCGACCTTTCCCAGCAGGGCTTCTCGGCGGACCTCGCGGCCCGCACGCTTCCCGCGCTCATGGTGGGCGGCGATTTTTACGACGTGATCCGCGTGAGCGATACCAAGACCAGCATCGTGATCGGCGACGTTTCCGGTAAAGGCGTGCCGGCCGCGCTCACCATGGTGCGCGCGATTTCCGAATACCGGTTCCTCGTGTCGCAGCACTCCTCGCCCGCCGAGCTGCTCCATCACCTGAACGACCGCCTTTGCCAGAATTCGAGCTTCGGCATTTTCGTGACCTTTTTGTGCCTGCTGCTCGACACGGACCAGAAAAAAATAATCTACAGCTCCGCGGGCCATCACCCCATCCTGATGCGTGAGGCTAAGTCCTCGGAAGCCTCGTTTCTGACGGACGCAGGCGGCATTCCGCTCGGGCTCATGCCCGGCAGCGTGTATGCCCAGGCCGAACGTTCCGTGGCAAGCGGCGACGCGATGATGCTTTACACGGACGGCGTGATTGAGGCGCGGGACCGCGCGGGAAAAGAATATGGAGCAGAACGGTTGAAACTTTTCTTGCAGGCCGGCCGTTCAAGCGCGGCCGAGTATTCGGAGAGATTGCTGGAAGATTACCGTCAGTTCACTTCAGGCGCGCCGCAGCACGACGACACGACGGTGCTCGCGATCAAGATCCGTTAGGCGCGGAACGCGCGATCTTGCGGGGCATCGTGAGGATAAACGTCGTGCCCTTTCCCAGCTCGCTTTCGATTTGGATCTCGCCCTGGTGTTTCTTCACCGTGCGGTCAATGATCAAAAGCCCCAGCCCTGTTCCCTTCTGCCCCTTGGTGGAAAAGAAAGCCTCGAAAAGCCGCGCCTTCACTTCCGCGGTCATGCCGATGCCGTTGTCTTCCACTTTGAGAACGTAGCGCTCCGCGTCGAGCGGCTCGGCCGTCACGCGCACGGCGGAATCCGCGCGCTTGGGGTCGGTGGCTTCCATGGCGTTTTTGATGAGGTTGAGCAGCGTCCGGTACACCGCGCGGCGGTCGCAGTCCACCCAATCGAGTTCCGGCGAGGCTTTGAATTCCAGCGCCACGCGAAGATCTTTGGCTTTGTCGAGAAGCGATTCCTGCAGCTCTTTGAACAGTGCGGCCATGTCCACGCGGTCCAGATCGAGTTCGTAATCTTTGGTGAGGCTCAGCATGTCCATCGTAAAGCCTTCCAGTTCCTTAAGCGCCTTTTCCATGTTCGCGGCGCCGCGCA
The window above is part of the Verrucomicrobiia bacterium genome. Proteins encoded here:
- a CDS encoding LptF/LptG family permease, producing QSGTWDGEKWTFQGVTEYQMDSQGKILGEPRKFPAKTYPDLKVTPRDLTSSSSESTFLSYRELKHSVQKLKENGINVDSEKVELHYRLAAPWQGLVMMLVAVPILAPTRNRKAIAGSILLCIGLVFIYHVMGAISLALGKAGKIFPFLSAWAGNIVFAIGALFMLDRANH
- a CDS encoding glucose-1-phosphate adenylyltransferase; translated protein: MARQVTTLILGGGQGRRLFPLTGYRSKPAVPIGGKYRLVDIPISNSLNSGLKRIFVLTQFNSVSLHRHIHRTYPYEPFTQTSIELLAAEQTPSSLDWFQGTADAVRKHLPHYHIDNSDAVLILSGDHLYRMNYTAILDFHAERNADVTVATVPVGKREVSGFGIMQIRSNGHITAFREKPAPTENITPYIIPQNIREAFNLTAKKDLYLASMGVYVFKPKVLSELLSGNETDFGKEIIPKAIKQSQVYGYVFDDYWRDIGTIRAFFDANLELTKKNPPFDFMSQEGRIFTRARFLPPNSIFNSQLDNVLLSEGCMIDGAHVEESVIGVRAFIREGSVIRKSVIMGNDFYEPAKSAAKHPLGIGRNCRIENCILDKNVRIGNNVTITNHKGVQEEDGKNYFIREGLVIIPKGAVIEDGTKI
- a CDS encoding zinc ribbon domain-containing protein, with the protein product MAKMIDYYCTHCGKNFQAEEREIIECPGCFWSTSVKKKEDAALETQAPASPESSRPPLSLAWLKPVAVIAIIIAVVVFLLPRLGGVLQSLKRPSKSAGETLVVESGQIAEPAKAPANAAGAPAAPAVPAGTVTPQDEQVLAARASVDPQRELSPEEKQILDANAPFRTGFVEKLPSQAWTLENFEQMVGEQERFYKIQFPHSYHKKLEELFKATYLPAMDAFLAGDLMKARDLWVASLAFPLYSQDVRKHRGVALTMLRPLINDTLSKIGALNEMIVEQNFRTREEAITAGYAQFREKLNARAWAEAIDIAGKAEKDMDELDKLAAQESAAPDYTNTAGVDQDILATLVDIRTPSRPAVADMRALRADIDAKKQLAESFLPERVQEQAAAYDKALSLIASKNWKEAREQLEQIRFPLPLAQDAQAKIQVIEKLEKSKT
- a CDS encoding DUF3307 domain-containing protein; the encoded protein is MFLFLKLYLAHLIGDFILQFEELYRLKVRSVWGHLLHVLIHVLVSLIIIYPYWHQPSIWFFILGLGTVHFIQDVIKYTTQKKIPAYTFPLFVIDQIFHGLVVSSVMLLPVSRLVLGFDGAPWDAYYRESTWTLYLIAFVLVTFGGSYLLYNFRKNYIPGTRPDHLITPFEMSHALIERPLIAGIFLFGDSPLIWLFALLAGIPRLFFPKLRDPLDFSMSFLYSALIGLIFKTWIPH
- a CDS encoding GAF domain-containing SpoIIE family protein phosphatase, whose amino-acid sequence is MPKKKTRRAARPVRAKKKSPPARNKEAANLRKVLAVNAKINSTLNLDELLGIIMKTAAEVMRTEASSLMLVDEATQELVFRVALGEKGKDLVEKFRLKMGEGIGGYVAKTGEPVVVNDPAGDPRFAKRFDKATGFSTKAILCVPMKNRDKIIGVLQAINPIGRPRFEKDELGLFEVFADQASLSVENARMHSELVRQERAKQELAIAHQIQQNFLPDLSQQGFSADLAARTLPALMVGGDFYDVIRVSDTKTSIVIGDVSGKGVPAALTMVRAISEYRFLVSQHSSPAELLHHLNDRLCQNSSFGIFVTFLCLLLDTDQKKIIYSSAGHHPILMREAKSSEASFLTDAGGIPLGLMPGSVYAQAERSVASGDAMMLYTDGVIEARDRAGKEYGAERLKLFLQAGRSSAAEYSERLLEDYRQFTSGAPQHDDTTVLAIKIR